In Lolium perenne isolate Kyuss_39 chromosome 5, Kyuss_2.0, whole genome shotgun sequence, the sequence actctacacagtcttccttgttgctcaaacacttttactagaaaatatctagaccttagagtgaccaatcatgcaaaccaatttcaacaagctctagggtagttctccattaataggtttaaactacatgatgcaagagcttaaacttgatatacttgagagctcaaaacaattgccaagtatcaaattatccaatacaatatgaagcattttctgtttccatccaaataacaataagtgatgcggctttcagcttccgccatgaattgaaaaacgaagaacacaagtgttcatatgaaaaagcggagcgtgtctctctcccacacaaggattgctaggatccgaatttattcaaacaaaaacaaaaataaaaacacacagacgctccaagtaaagcacataagatgtgaccgaataaaaatatagtttcactagaggtgacctgataagttgtttatggagaaggggatgccttgggcatccccaagattagacgcttgagtcttcttgaaatatgcagggatgaacaacgggggcatccccaagcttagacttttcactcttcttcatcatatatcatcctcctctcttgacccttgaaaacttccttcacaccaaacttctcataaacttcattagaggggttagtactcaaaaaactttaatccactttagtcctgtagtgacacattgcaagaactcaataaaacattagctatagctctccacgtctagaaagccttacttaaagtccacaagagacaatgcaaaaacagagacagaatctgtcaaaacagaacagccagtaaagacgaatttttaagaggtacttccgttgctgaaatcagaaaactcaaaactaataaaagttgcgtacatatctgaggaacacgcatgaaaattggcagaatttttagagtctcctacagagagatttactcaaattcgtgacagctaaaaatctgtttctgcgcagaaatccaaatctagcatcaaccttctattagagactttacttggcacaacaatgcaataaaataaagataaggagaggttgctacaatagtaacaacttccaagacacaacaaaacagtagcaaaataaaaacatgggttatctcccaagaagttctttctttatagccattaagatgggctcagtaattttaatgatgcactcgcaagaaataagagttgaaacaaaagagagcatcaagaagcaagttcaaaacacatttaagtctaacccactttctatgcataggaatcttgtacacaaataaattaatgaagaacaaagtggcaagcataggaagataaaacaagagtaacttcaaaagtttcagcatatagagaggtgttttagtaccatgcaaatttcaacaaccatattttcctctctcataataattttcagtagcttcatggataaactcaacaatataactatcacataaagcatgtttttcatgatccataaacacataatttttatcaagctcaaaaatagtgggattaaaacttccaaaaccacttttatcaataatataacaagatgattgatcaatctcaaaagatatgagactcatagataaagtcaagaccttttgaaagtgcatggagcccccatgtgtggttttggtaattaatgacaatccctatggactaatgtttgcattgagttatatttgtaggagttgtccataggcaatgcttgaaccatatgttggcttcaaggttgcaataagaagatattgatgaaggatatcaagtgtcaagtatgtcttgaagatgaagatgaagtgagccctcaagttatctcaagacatcaacatgatgaagaatgaagaaatgaagtgcaagttcaagatgagccaactcgaagagatcatatgcttgaagcttgccatccatatggtgatcatggatttgTGAAGATGTgctgaagaagaagctctcccatggtggattatgggggagcaatccacaagacttcatcaagcaagcacaatcaagaaaggcgttccatcttgttgaggtcaagatcgtcatcatcgagctcaagtggaatgcgcaagtataaggtttgctcttgatagggtttctttctcaccggtctcatagtgtagttggaaaccggtttatagtttagttgccgtactatcaagagggctctcgagtgagtaactcgatcgtatcgttcggagagagctcaaacctttgcatccttgcatcatatttcttggttgttatttggatcttatccatgtgatgttttagaactTGTGTTtactctcatgacaagctctagttcatcgaaaacggattttgcatagatcacttgtcgcgttttcgagtttggtgattttctcggtttctcatgttgaggtattGGACCTCTAAAAATCATAGAAAATCACCCCCCACTGATTTCCATATTTCCACTttttgttgggtagctcttgttgtcctctttccaacaaatttGGTTTCATCTCGTTTGGATTCTTCAATCTCAAGATATTTGCATTTCTATTAGGGtttaaaagaaagaaaagaaaaagggagGAGGGGCTGCCACTGGAGGCAcgggcggtaccaccggcctcaccatggccggagcctccgggctcggtaccgcccaaggtaccggtTAGGCGCCCTGCGCCTCAGTATTGTTGCCAGGGGAgttggagccccggcggtaccacggccggtaccatggccggaggctccggcctcccctcccGGCCCGCGCGCCCCACTCCTCTCCTCGCCGCGCTGCTCGaccatggccggtagtaccggcccaacctggccggtaccTTCGGCCTCCCCCTCCCGCGCGCGCTGCtgcctccaacgggcagaaatttGGAGCCTCCTTTTATGCCCCCTCTCTCTCTTGTTTTATTAACTcttgctccttcttcttcctcctctccctcAAGCTCACCACCATTGTTGTTGACTTTTTGTGAGCTTGATCTCTCTTTCCCCAAccaatgattcttgcatctatttgagagaaagattgaggggatctagatccacactttgaccaaaccaaatcatctctttgtgagtgaatctttgggatctagatcttggagaattttgtgttctcctctttgttattcctctcttattcccccaatagcttttgtagctttgttggaatttgagagagaaggatttgagcatctttgtggtgttcttgccattgcatttggtgcatcggtttgagttctccacggtgattcgtggaggtgaaagcaagaaagttgttactcttgggttcttggaaccctagacggattggaggcctttgtggcgatttgttgggagcctccaattaagttgtggatgtgtgccccaatctttgtgtaaggcccggtttccgcctcgaaggaaatcccttagtggaaccgtgacctaggcctttgtggcgagggtcactggagatttaggtgaggcgccttcgtggcgttcggtgtgtggtgtgagtaccgcatcttggggtgaggcctttgtggcgttggtgtgcatcgagcaaccacacctcaaggtgagcctcttgtggcgttcgggagcactaagcaaccgcacctctccaccggagattagcactcgcaagagtgtgaactccgggataaatcatcgtctcccgcgtgcctcggttatctctatacccgagctctttacttatgcactttaccttgtgatagccatcgtgcttgaagttatatatatcttgctatcacatacttgcttgtattgcttagcataagttgtttgtgcacataggtgaactcttgcttagaataagttgttggtgcacataggtgaaccatagtatataggctttgggcttgacaaagtaaacgctagttttattccgcatttgttaagcccatctcgtaaaagttttaaatcgcctattcaccccccccccctctaggcgacatccgtgtcctttcacctttccaatcccattttcattagtagtacaattaatattatcaagtaacataagaccatcatctagagatttatcataaacatttgccaagcaaaactctttagtaccatgcatttcgacatcaggcacaaacaaagcattatcataagatttatcaaaatagcatggattatcatagataacaggagcataattattctcacaaattTTACTCATAGggtatatttcaagagaatccacaggaacataacattcatcctcctttggtaagcatggatgacaatcaaatagtgtaagagataaagagttactctcattagaaggttggcatgggtagctaatccattcttcctccttttgttcatcactctcctcttctttttcatccaatgagcttttgagttcatcaatttcctcctctttttcatccaatgagctttcaggttcatcaatttcttctttcacaggtttctgcaaattgtgggtgcattcttgtgcattaatgaatctctctttataatcaataatataaggattatcgctgtaactttctatgcaaaaattaaggatagaagagacataatctttaagatccttacaaacaacacaagtttcataatttttagacatgaaggattctatctcagaagctcccataaacaaaacaaattgttctacttcttcgaacccaaaatgaatatagctattccaattatagttcttaattaaaaattcctcactaaagccacattgaaatttaagatgtttagtatcctgtttagagcaacagtttatatcatggcgtttaagcaagattttagcaattgtattcaatttttctatcacagcactcataactttacccgttcttgattctctataattattatataattcaataagctccaaataggttgtgggttcttccataacaacagtttttaatttttaggtttttcaaatttttatggatttttgggtatatgagaaaagtaaaacaaaacaaaaacaaactagacaaaagtaaaccaagcaaaataatactagacagaaataaactaagcataaataaactagacaaaagtaaactaggcaaaacaaaataaaataaaatagagagagaggtagagtgtactccccaggtgaacttatgagtagagctatgcctccccggcaacggcgccagaaaatagtcttgataacccacaagtataggggatcgcaacagtcttcgagggaagtaaaacccaaatttattgattcgacacaaggggaggtaaagaatacttataagccttaacaactgagttgccaattcagctgcacctggaaaagcactagtaacaggggtgatgtgaaagcagcagtaatatgagagcagtagtaacagtaacacaacaacagtagcagtaatatgagagcaatggcaccaaaaaatagttgatactacttccaatgacatgtaggaccgggtatatgatgatgagagatggaccagagttcccagctatctacactagtggtaactctccaataacaagtgttgggtgaacaaattacagttgggcaattgataggattgaaatagcattaagacagaacatcaagattattaatcatgtaggcatgtttttcatatatagtcatacgtgctcgcaatgagaaacttacataacatcttttgtcctaccagccggtggcagccgggcctctagggaatctacaggaaattaaggtactccttttaatagagcaccggagcaaagcattaacactccgtgaaaacatgtgatcctcatatctaagccttcccctcgagttatcccagttgctgtcactctggggcctcgggttccggacatagacatgtgcaaacaacttgtagatacaatctaagcaataagtatagagtttaaatctaagatcatgccactcgggccctagtgacaagcattaaacacagcaagattgcagcaacaataacttcataaactttatagtaacaatccatcggatcccaacaaacacaacaccgattacatcagatgaatctcaatcatgtaaggcagctcatgagatcattgtattgaagtacatgggggagagaataccaactagctacagctagaacccgtagttcatgggggaactactcacggagcatgatggaggcggtggcgtcgatggagatggcttccgggggcacttccccgtcccggcggcgtgccggaacagagattctgtcccccgaattggagtttcgcgatggcggcggcgcccctggagtctttctggagtttcgtcaattggtatcgaggttttaggtcgcgaggggtcttataggcgaagaggcggcgcaaggaggcgcctgcctctaggccgcgccggcctatggtctgggggcccatgcctcccctccgactctagtttggtgtcctggtccgtctcggtgaattatgatgtttggtcttcgtttcgtcgaattccgagaatattgcccgaacagcctttctggaaccaaaaacaacagaaaacaggaactgacacttcggcatcttgttaataggttagttccgaaaaatgcatgaaatcattataaagtgcgagcaaaacatgtaggtattgtcataaaactagcatggaacatcagaaattatagatacgttggagacgtatcagatgtgGCGAAGGATATTTTTTCCCAACATGGATGGCGGCGTAATCTACGGATAGAGCCTTCTGCGCTCTAGGCGCTCTCtttgtttttggtgttttcagtTTTTCATGTAATGGTCTGATACTATGTGTTAGTGCGGCTGTGTGCATCAtattatgcagaggccgggtgtaataCTTTTTCTAAAGTAATGAAAGCACCATTTATCGAAAAATGTCTCTGTTGAGTTCAGATATTTCTCTAAAAACATGCAAGATATAGATTGATCTTAAGTTCAGTTTATTGAGTTCTCTAAAAATGCTCTTCTTCTACGTTGGCCTTGGTTAGAGTGGAAGGACCCTAATAAAATTTGGATAAGATCCGGTAACCCTTGCAGGAAGCAAGACATGGAATTGTTCTATACCACCACTATTATCACGGTTGAAAATGGAAGGAAGACCCCCTTTTGGCATGCCCCATGGCTTGAGGCGAAAAGACCTATCGACATTTGCGCCGTTGATCTTTGCCTCCTCCAAGCGGAAAAATTGGAAGGTGGCGCAAGCTTTACATGACAATGCATGGGCGCAAAAAGTTTACTTCGACCATGATTTCTCCCTCGAGCACCTTTCCCAATTTGTTAACCTTTGGGCTTTGGAGCCTCATAGACAACTTCCAACTTAATGACAACATTGAGGATGACATCTCTTGGAGGCTCACAGAAAATGGGCAATACACTACTAAGTCCGCTTACAGGTGCAATTCTTAGGGTCTACTATGTCAACCCCTTACAAGTCGGTTTGGAAGTTTTAGGCTCCACCGAAGATCAAGTTCTTCGCTTGGCTTGTTAATCAAAATAGGATATGGACCGCCGATCGGTTGGCTAAGCGGGGGTGGCCAAATTGTGGTCTTTGCCCTCTTTGCAAGCGTTGCACGGAGTCCGTCGACTATCTATTCGTGCATTGCCGTTTCACCTCGCGACTTTGGGACAAGGCTAAAGAATGGTTGGGTCTCCTTGCTCTACACACAAACAATTGGGTGGAGCTCTCTTTCCCGAAATGGTGGAATTTGATGGCCACGGGCCGAAACCGCAAAGGGCTAGCCTTACTCTCCATGCTCAACGTTTGGGAGATTTGGAATGAGAGAAACGATAAGGTGTTCAAGAACAAGCAATCCCCCTCACAAATCGTTTTCGATAGGGTTTAAAAGGAGGCTCGCCTTTGTGTCTTAGCCGGTGCTAAAATTTTGGGCCATTTGATGCCGGGAGAGTAATGTTGTAATATGTATAAACCTTTTTCTTTCTTGTAAACTCCTATCTTAATCAATGAAATGGGCAAAGCTTTTACCCTTGTTTAAAAAAAAGCTCACTGTACTCTGTAATTTGCGAATCTACGTGTAGAATGacaaatgctcactatatgaagaGGAATCTGCGTGTACTCTAGAATTTACTGAGTTCTCTGAGAATGCCCCCTGAAGAGGAATTTGCGCGTTCTCACAGTTGCCAAATCAAGTTCAGGAAGGAATGTCACCTGCGGGCCTATGGATGGGAGCTCGTGGCGGACGAGCTCCCGGCGGCGATGTGGAGAAGTGCCTGGCCCGCCATCGCCTCTCCTGTGATTTGGTGTGGTGCTGTCGGTGATGGATGAGGACGACGACCTGGGGCTTCTCCTCGCCGTCGGAGAGTAAATCGAGCAGTGCTGCTCGTAGATCCAGCAAGGCGGCGGCGTTGTATTGGACAGAAAAGTCAAATCTTGGGCGGCGGCCGTGGTCTTCCTAGGCGGCAGCAGAGCAGGGGAAGCGGTGGTGGGGGAAGCGGCGGCAGCAGCGCGGTGCGGTAGAAGAAAGGCGCCGGCTTGGATTAGGAGGGGGTGGAGCAAGGTGGTCGTCGGCGTCGCGAGAGCGAGTGGAGACGGCAACGAAGTGAGACGAAACCGGAAAGTTGTCGCTAGGAACGGAGAACTTGGTCGGAAATATGTTAGGGGgttcttgcaaaaaaaaaaagccaTCCAACACCTATTAcgtgacggagggagtagtagagATTATTGGGTTAGCCTGGTGGAATGCACTTCAAACCTAGCAAAAACAACAGTAACGGGGCCTTAGGGTTCTTGTCTGAAATTTAGGCGCTCTACAAATAAAACTGAACCCCACTACAGAATGCTTATTGTTCTTGTCTGAAATTTAGGCGCTCTGTAGATAAAACTGAACCCCTACACTACAGAATGCTTAGGGTCCTTGTCTGAAATTTGTGCGCTCTGCAGATAAAACTGAACCCTACAGAACAGAATGCTTAGGGTTCTTGTCTCGAATTTGTGGGCTCTGCAGAAAAAACTGAACCCTATAGATATATCCTGCTGGTGCATCGCTTGTGATTTAGCCTCTAATGGTTACAAATTTGCTTAGGAACCTTACTCTAGATGTCCAAATTGAATGAATGGTCACACAGATCTCGGATAATATTCAGACTATCTGATGAGGAAGCTATGGTACTAAATCTCGAATGATACAGGTCAGTGCACTGAAGCTATGCCGAATTAAACCTCAAATGATACAATTTAGTACACTGCAGCTATGCCAAACAAAATCTTGAATCACACGATTTAAATAACTGTGTGTTCACACTGGAAGCTAATTAATGTCTTGTCTGCGAAACACAGCAGCTAATTAACAAGATGACATGTGCATATGGTTCAAGGTTTCACCACAGCTTTGCAAACTAAAGCATAGAACGATACAACTAAATTGTCGGACTTGGTACAGTGAAAGAAAATCTGATAATATCTGCCCTTTGCAGAAAAGCAACAACCAAATGAACGGGACACCATGTAGATCATGCAAGAATTGAGCTTCTTCAAATTCATCAACTGAGCGGGTCAACATCTTCAAGGTCTTCTGGGTCTAAGAGCATTTGTCCGTGTCTGGTATTCCCGAGAAACCCGGCATGAGACAGCAAAGCCCACAGGTGTGTTATGAGCTCCCCCTTTCCAGCAAGTCGTGTCTTATGCTTGGCTGCTCTAGTTGATGCTGCCAAGTGGAGGAGGAAACCTGTCCAGAACACTGCTAAATCCTTCCATAGGCCTACTCTGTCTTCTTTGTAAGTCTCTATCAACTGCTTCCCAAGCTTTGCACCCATCTGGGTTATCGAATTATAGATGTCATCATCACCCTTAGTAGTATCTTCCCTGTTGGGTACCTGGTCATTGGTTATGGAACTTTTAATGTCACCATTTCCCGCTCCATTGGGATCTTCTTCATCAGGAGACATTCGGAGCGCTTCCTCATATATTGCCGAACTTTCAGGAGCTTCACCCTCTTGAGTGATCTCTGCCTCAGATTCTTTAGAGGGCTCACTGGCAATATTCATAAGTTTTTTGTAAACATCTTGCAGTGACTGGGATAAAGAGCAATACGTACCACGAAAGGTTTCCTTACGCACTGCGTTCAAGACATTTCTAACAATAATGCCATTGTCTGGCACCAATGCTTTGGTAAGCAGGTATGCACAGTAGTTAGATAAGCTGACAGCAGTTAAGTAATGAGGCCACACGTCTTCAGGAGTAGATGATTTCTTTGCCAAGAGCCTATTTTCAAGAAATAAAACCCTCAGTTCTTGCACTTCATCAGTGTAATGTACCTCGCAGAAGCATGTCGCGATGTGCCAAACCAGTATCCTATGGGTATCAGCCTCCAGTTCAGTTGTCTGCTGCATGAGGCCTTCCTTTGATCCAAATGCATTTAAGAAGTAGGATTCCAACCTTTCTGGATGCTGCTGCAGGCCTTTGAATGACTCAAATATCGCCGTCTTTACTTCTGACTCCAACTTGATTCTTCGGGGAGATTTCTTCAATTTGTGCGAACAAGAAATCAGAAGGTTATACTGGAAAATCTTTTGATCCCACTTGCCCCTGATGAACCAAAACACCATTCTCATTGCTGCCTCCACCATCCAATGTTGCAAGCACCGATGTTTGGTGTACCTACAGATCATCAGAACCTTGTTCCATTGTGAGAATACATAAATATAGGCCTCCAACAGCTCCTTTGCAATGATAAGGCCAACTATGACGCGTGTGACAGTCACCCCATGAGTGATGATATTTTTGTCCGCTTGATCCATCCTCTGTGGTATGTAACGAACAGGATATGCAAGATATCCGGTAGCCCCAACCAGAAACAGAGATATCAGCATACCCCAGATCGGAAATCCATCTGCAAACATGGCAGCATGCTTGCTGTAGAACAAGTCTTGGAGGAAGGACAATTCCAC encodes:
- the LOC127298233 gene encoding uncharacterized protein, with translation MPSPDAAEASFMAAMKRLFKMDSVTGMASVELWVLMTTLLLVVRFLLDCFGPWNGDRTMSTAIQVIQMLNYSMVHYTMGLMTLSAKRVNDYFQVWAVLLVTLQYSVKTGRLYRRSKQTPLLDLMASLWAANLIRMQTILLLSIFLWLIWALNAIRIISYFASSDRAVTINQENMRLVSDYMRYEHILGSSSKAASSDDEFSMQSYKYLVCGEDLVLHESQQERRTKSAQYRIRLDPDNKKLVTLEKIWNVGAGSSRLLGGNKDTGNRLKDVCLSFALYKLLRRRFYNLPIHEASQEKTRRLVFDYILQENTNNYERAFRVTSVELSFLQDLFYSKHAAMFADGFPIWGMLISLFLVGATGYLAYPVRYIPQRMDQADKNIITHGVTVTRVIVGLIIAKELLEAYIYVFSQWNKVLMICRYTKHRCLQHWMVEAAMRMVFWFIRGKWDQKIFQYNLLISCSHKLKKSPRRIKLESEVKTAIFESFKGLQQHPERLESYFLNAFGSKEGLMQQTTELEADTHRILVWHIATCFCEVHYTDEVQELRVLFLENRLLAKKSSTPEDVWPHYLTAVSLSNYCAYLLTKALVPDNGIIVRNVLNAVRKETFRGTYCSLSQSLQDVYKKLMNIASEPSKESEAEITQEGEAPESSAIYEEALRMSPDEEDPNGAGNGDIKSSITNDQVPNREDTTKGDDDIYNSITQMGAKLGKQLIETYKEDRVGLWKDLAVFWTGFLLHLAASTRAAKHKTRLAGKGELITHLWALLSHAGFLGNTRHGQMLLDPEDLEDVDPLS